The Nitrospinota bacterium genome contains a region encoding:
- the secE gene encoding preprotein translocase subunit SecE, whose amino-acid sequence MKIEFKKVSWPSRKDTMMSTSVVLVAVFIIAVFLGFVDLGLSKLVKQLFK is encoded by the coding sequence GTGAAAATAGAATTTAAAAAGGTCTCTTGGCCTTCAAGAAAAGATACAATGATGTCAACTTCTGTGGTTCTTGTTGCGGTTTTCATTATAGCTGTTTTTCTTGGATTCGTTGATTTAGGATTATCAAAATTAGTGAAACAGTTGTTTAAATAA
- the nusG gene encoding transcription termination/antitermination protein NusG gives MTKKWYVIHTYSGYENKVKQSLEERLEALGFQERVSRVLVPTEDVIEVKGGKKKVSARKFFPGYIIVEMDMDDDIWYLIKNTPKVTGFLGDKRNPTPLSEEEVKNILGQVEGDKTKPKPKVLFSKGESVRVIDGPFTNFTGVIDEISPERGKLKVMVSIFGRATPVELEFLQVERI, from the coding sequence ATGACAAAAAAATGGTACGTCATCCATACATATTCAGGATATGAAAACAAGGTAAAGCAAAGTTTAGAAGAAAGACTCGAAGCTTTAGGATTTCAGGAAAGGGTTTCGAGGGTTCTCGTGCCTACAGAGGATGTGATAGAGGTCAAGGGAGGAAAGAAAAAGGTATCAGCAAGAAAATTTTTCCCTGGTTATATTATCGTTGAAATGGATATGGATGATGATATTTGGTATCTCATTAAGAATACTCCGAAGGTAACAGGTTTTCTAGGGGACAAGAGAAATCCAACACCTCTTTCAGAAGAAGAGGTTAAAAATATTCTTGGACAAGTAGAAGGGGATAAAACAAAACCAAAACCAAAGGTCTTGTTTAGTAAAGGTGAAAGCGTTAGAGTCATAGATGGACCATTTACAAATTTTACAGGTGTAATCGATGAGATTAGCCCAGAGCGCGGAAAGTTAAAGGTTATGGTAAGTATATTTGGTAGAGCGACACCTGTAGAATTGGAATTTTTACAGGTAGAAAGGATTTAA
- the rplK gene encoding 50S ribosomal protein L11 translates to MAKEVIASIKLQVPGGQANPSPPVGPALGQHGVNIMEFCKAFNEKTKGQEGLIIPVIITVFSDRSFSFVTKSPPASVLLKQAAKIAKGSSDPKKEKVGKVTMDQIKEIARSKEKDLNAKDLEGAIRIIEGTARSMGIEVIRN, encoded by the coding sequence ATGGCAAAGGAAGTGATTGCATCAATTAAATTACAGGTGCCAGGTGGACAGGCTAATCCTTCACCACCTGTTGGACCTGCACTGGGACAGCATGGTGTCAATATAATGGAATTTTGTAAGGCATTTAATGAAAAAACAAAAGGTCAAGAGGGTTTAATCATTCCAGTAATCATAACCGTTTTTTCGGATCGTTCCTTCTCTTTTGTAACGAAATCACCTCCAGCTTCTGTACTTTTAAAACAGGCAGCAAAAATAGCGAAAGGTTCTTCAGATCCTAAAAAGGAGAAAGTAGGTAAGGTGACTATGGATCAGATTAAAGAAATAGCCAGAAGCAAGGAGAAGGATTTAAATGCAAAAGATTTAGAAGGTGCTATCAGAATAATAGAGGGTACAGCAAGAAGCATGGGAATTGAAGTAATAAGAAATTAA
- the rplA gene encoding 50S ribosomal protein L1: MKHNGKNFQGVQAKVDRGKKYSLEEALTLVKELSFTKFDESIDVAVRLGVSPKHSDQMVRGTVVLPAGTGKKVRVLVFVKGEKEKEALDAGADYVGAEDLVNKINQGWLEFDQAIATPDMMSVVGKLGKVLGPRGLMPNPKSGTVTFEIAKAVKDIKAGKVNFKVDKYGIVHLSIGKRSFSIDDLKKNISQFFETLLKLKPAASKGQYLRNISISSTMGPGIKIDNIEIANAFK, from the coding sequence ATGAAACACAATGGAAAAAATTTTCAAGGCGTCCAAGCCAAAGTTGACAGAGGAAAGAAATATAGCTTAGAGGAAGCCTTAACTCTTGTTAAGGAGCTTTCTTTTACAAAATTTGATGAAAGTATTGATGTTGCAGTTAGATTGGGGGTTAGTCCTAAACATTCAGACCAGATGGTAAGAGGAACCGTAGTGCTTCCCGCTGGAACGGGTAAAAAAGTGAGAGTACTCGTCTTTGTTAAGGGAGAAAAAGAAAAGGAAGCATTGGATGCTGGAGCTGATTATGTAGGGGCAGAGGATCTGGTCAATAAAATCAATCAAGGTTGGCTCGAGTTTGACCAAGCAATAGCCACTCCAGATATGATGAGTGTGGTTGGAAAGTTAGGAAAGGTTCTTGGGCCAAGGGGACTTATGCCGAATCCTAAATCTGGCACAGTTACTTTTGAAATCGCCAAGGCTGTTAAAGATATTAAGGCAGGAAAGGTAAATTTTAAAGTTGATAAATATGGAATCGTTCATCTTTCTATTGGGAAAAGGAGTTTTTCTATTGATGACTTAAAGAAAAACATAAGTCAGTTTTTTGAGACACTTCTGAAATTAAAACCTGCAGCGAGTAAAGGACAATATTTAAGAAATATTTCTATTTCTTCTACAATGGGACCTGGAATAAAAATCGACAATATTGAAATAGCAAATGCTTTTAAATAA
- the rplJ gene encoding 50S ribosomal protein L10: MINENKIKKVEELNDKFKRIKSAVFTDLTGLNVAQVTELRRRLRDSSAEFKVLKNTLALRASKGTSFEELSEYFLGPTSIAFSYEDVLVPVKVIMGYSKEQPNLKIKGGFVEGKKIEINKIEELAKLPSREVLISILLAGFQSPIGSFVGTLEGVLRSFLSTLEGIKKLKK, translated from the coding sequence TTGATCAATGAAAATAAAATCAAAAAAGTAGAAGAGCTAAATGATAAATTCAAGAGAATAAAGTCAGCAGTCTTCACTGATCTTACAGGACTTAATGTAGCTCAGGTTACGGAACTAAGAAGACGATTGCGAGATTCTTCTGCAGAATTCAAAGTATTGAAAAATACTTTAGCTCTAAGAGCATCAAAGGGAACGAGCTTTGAAGAGTTGTCTGAATATTTTTTAGGTCCAACATCAATTGCTTTTAGTTATGAAGATGTATTAGTTCCTGTAAAGGTTATTATGGGTTATTCAAAGGAACAACCAAATTTAAAGATTAAAGGAGGATTTGTAGAGGGTAAGAAGATAGAGATTAACAAGATAGAAGAATTAGCGAAATTGCCTTCAAGAGAGGTTCTGATAAGTATTTTGTTGGCAGGGTTTCAATCACCGATTGGGAGTTTTGTTGGTACTTTAGAGGGAGTTTTAAGAAGTTTTCTTTCTACATTAGAGGGAATTAAAAAACTTAAAAAATAG
- the rplL gene encoding 50S ribosomal protein L7/L12, with translation MEITKEDMIAYIENMSVLELSEMVKELQEKFGVTAMAPAAAAVAAPEAKAETGAGEKTEFDVILSSFGDKKIQVIKEIRTITALSLKDAKTLVDGAPKPVKEKVSKEEAEKIKAQLESAGAGVEIK, from the coding sequence ATGGAGATAACCAAAGAAGATATGATAGCGTACATTGAGAATATGAGCGTTTTGGAGTTATCTGAGATGGTAAAAGAATTACAGGAGAAATTTGGTGTTACGGCCATGGCCCCAGCAGCCGCTGCGGTAGCCGCACCTGAGGCAAAAGCAGAAACAGGAGCAGGAGAAAAAACAGAATTTGATGTTATTTTAAGCTCGTTTGGTGATAAGAAGATCCAAGTTATTAAAGAGATAAGGACAATTACTGCATTAAGTTTGAAAGATGCCAAAACTTTAGTAGACGGGGCTCCAAAACCTGTAAAAGAAAAAGTTTCCAAGGAAGAGGCAGAGAAAATAAAAGCCCAGTTAGAAAGTGCAGGGGCAGGTGTGGAGATTAAGTAG